GCCGTTCCCAGGTAAACATCCGGATGCGGCTTGTTGCGTTTTTCCAGCGTAGCCGAGTGCCAGATCGTGAAATACGACCGGATCTGCAGGCGGTCGATAACCGCTTCGATCAACTGCATGGGCGAAGCCGAGGCAATTGCCATTGGAATGCCCTGCTGCTGAAACAAATCCAGGATGGCCGGAACACCTGGCATGGGTTGCGCCTGGGTTTGAATCCGTTCGTGAACCCGGTCAATAATTTCTTGGGCTACCTCATCCAGACTGCGGTTGTGCCAGGGGTGCCTTTCGTGCCAATACCGCACAACGGCGTCGGTGGGCAAACCCGTGGTCCGTTTGCACATCTCATCGTCCATCTCCAGCCCCACGGTGCGAAAGACTTCAATTTCTATTTCCCGCCAATGCGGTTCGGAATCGACCAGAAGGCCGTCCATGTCAAAGATCGCTGCCTGAATCATTGTTTTTATGGTATTCGGTTTCCAGTTAACGGATGGGAACAAAAATGTGTTGCTACCATAAACTATAAACCGTGAACTACAACGTTAGATTTCCGCTTGCCGGAAGGGTTTAATATCGATTCGTTCCCACACCTTACCGGTAATATATACTTCAGCCTGCAGCCAGTTATTCAGGTGTTCTTCCGAATCAAAATCCAGCAGCATCATGGAGCCGATCATTTTACCGGCGTCATCGAGCAAAGCTCCACCGAGGATGAAATGACCGGCGACTTTCAGTTGGCGGGCGCCATCGAAGTGTTGACCTCGAACCGCCATCCGCCGGTTCAGTGCCTGTTTGTCGGTATAATCGTAAGCGTGAAGAACGTACTGCATAATATTGACAATACTACAAAAATGCCACCGATGCTGGCTAAATGTGGGCTTGTTTTTATCCAAAGCTAACCCTTTTCCTATTATTCTGGCTAATTTCAGGATTTAAATAGCGCACTCCCTCTTATTCATCAATGAAACAACTATTTACCGGATTGGTTTGGCTAGTGACCTTCCGGGCCGTAGCCCAGGCGCCAACTTCCAACCCCTCTCCGCTCACCGTGGAGAAAATAATGCAGGACCCCAAAAGCTGGATCGGAACCTCGCCATCCGATGTTTTCTGGTCCGAAGACTCTAAGACAATCTATTTCAACTGGAACCCCACCCGGGCCAAAGGCGATTCCCTCTACAAAATTGCGTTGGCGGGCGACCGCAAACCCGTGAAAGTCAGCCCCGCCGACCGACGCAACCTGCCCAATGCTACGGGCAGTGTTTACAACCGTAGTCGAACCCTGAAGCTGTACGAAAAAGAAGGCGACCTGTTTCTGCTCGACTGCAAACCGGCAAAAAACGGCTCACCAACCCCGCGCCAGCTCACCAATACCGTAGAGCGGGAAAGCAGTCCGGCGTTCAGCGGAGATGGCCATAAGGTTGTTTTCACCCGCGGTAACAATTTATTTACCATTACACTGGCTACCGGTGAGCTCACCCAGATCACCAATTTTGATCCCAATGCCAGAAAAACGGAGCCAAAAAACAGTGAGCAGGAAACCTGGCTGAAACAGGATCAACTGGCGCTGTTTGACGTGCTGAGGGAGCGAAAAGCCAAAAAAGACGAAGGGGAAAAAATCACCAAAAACGGGCAGTTCAAACGTCCAAAGCAGTTTTATACGGAAGGGCGGCAGATGCTCAATCAGAAGCTCAGCCCCGACGGTCGGTTCATTACCTTCTCATTGGTAAAATCGGCGCAGGGGGCTAAAACCGCCATTGTTCCCAATTACGTAACGGAATCCGGCTTCACGGAAGACCTTACCGCCCGGACAAAGGTGGGCGCTCCCGCGGCCAGTTCCGAACTTTACGTCTACGATATTCAGCAGGACACCATTCAGGCGGTTTCGACTAAAGGCATTCCGGGCATTTCCGATTTGCCGGATTACGCCAAAGCTGCTACGACGCCGAGGCCCGTGCCCGATAGCAGTCTGCGACGCGGGCCCTCGGCAATCGAAACCGTTGCGGATACGACCAAAAAAGCAAAGAAACCAACGGAACGGAGCGTCGCCATCAGTACGCCAATCTGGTCGGAAGATGGCAAACAGGCCGTTGTGATCGTTCGGGCGTCCGACAACAAAGACCGCTGGATCATGCGGCTCGACCCCGCAACCCGCCAACTAAAACTACTGGACCGTCAGCGCGATGAAGCCTGGATTGGCGGCTACGGAGCGTCAACGGCCACGACCGGTTTTCTGGCCGACAACCAGACGCTTTACTTTCTGTCGGAGGCCGACGGGTACTCGCACCTCTACACCGTCAATGTCGTTACCGGAGAGAAAAAACAGTTAACCAAAGGGAAATTCGAGGTCCAGCAGGTGCAACTGTCGAACGATAAAAATTTCTTCTACCTGACCACGAACGAAGTTCATCCCGGCGAACAGCATTTTTACCGCATGGCGGTCAACGGCGGAGAACGGCGGAGACTCACTACCCTGACCGGCGCCAACGACGTGACCCTTTCGCCCGATGAAACGAAACTGGCGATCCGGTATTCGTACAGCAACAAGCCGTGGGAACTGTTTCTGATCGCCAATGAACCCGTAGCGAACGATCGGTGGAAGGCCGCCAATGCCACGCAGCCACTTCAATTGACTCATTCGCTGACGCCCGAGTTTCAGGCGTACCCCTGGCGCGATCCGGCGCTGGTGACGATTCCCGCCCGCGACGGACAAACCATCTACGGACGACTCTACAAACCCGCCAAACCCAACGGGAAAGCCGTGCTGTTTGTACACGGGGCGGGGTACCTGCAAAACGCACATAAATGGTGGAGCCAGTATTTTCGTGAATACATGTTTCACAACCTGCTGGCCGACAAGGGGTATACGGTTCTGGACATCGACTACCGGGCCAGCGCGGGATACGGTCGCGACTGGCGGACCGGCATTTACCGGCACATGGGCGGCAAGGACCTGACCGACAACATTGATGCGGCCCAGTGGCTGGTCAAAACGCAGGGCGTCGATGCCAAACGGATCGGGCTTTACGGCGGTTCGTACGGCGGTTTCATCACCCTGATGGCGATGTTTACCACCCCCGACGTGTTTGCGGCTGGGGCGGCCCTGCGGCCCGTCACCGACTGGGCGGCTTACAACCACGGTTACACCGCCAACATCCTGAACGAACCGTATAGCGACACGCTGGCCTACCGCCGGAGCTCCCCCATTTACTTTGCCAATGGCCTGAAAGGACACCTGCTGATTTGCCACGGTATGGTTGACGTAAATGTCCACTACCAGGACGTGGTGCGCCTGACGCAGCGGCTCATTGAACTACGAAAAGAAAACTGGGAGGTTGCCACTTATCCCCTTGAAGATCACGCTTTTGTTGAGCCGACGAGCTGGATGGATGAATACAAGCGGATTCTTAAATTATTCGAAGAACGACTGTAAACGACACGAACTAAGCCCTTTTCTGCGTTGTTACTTAATCAGGCGCCCTTTACGAATATGCGCCCACTTTCTACCCCATCTATACGCAACCTATACAAATGGCACTTAATCGCAAGGAGTTCCTGCTGTCACTCCTCCTGTCCACTACGGTCTTTCTGTCCGGTTGTAAAAGCAACAACGGAAAAGATCCAGACCCCGAGCCTGATACCTATTTAGTAAGCAGTTCGGAGATTCGGTCCTTCACCCGCGATCAGTTGGTGGATCAGGTCGGACGGCAACTTCCGGCTTCGGTTCGGGCGTTGATTTCAAGTCTTTTGCGCTACGAAATCAAAGTTTATAAAATCGTTTATAACACCAAATTGCCCGATGGAACGGCCGTCAAGGCGTCGGGAGCCATCATTGTTCCCCAGGCGTCCACCGCTGTTCCGATGCTCAGCCAGCAGCACGCTACCATCCTGAGCGATGAAGATGCTCCTTCGAATTTCGGGTCCAACAGCGATGCAGCTTTTGGCGGTACGCTTCTGGCCTCTACGGGGTTTATTCTGGCCTGTCCGGATTACATTGGTTACGGGGAAACGAAAAACCTGACGCACCCCTATGAACACCGTGAGAGCCTGGCTACGGTTTCACTGGATTTGCTCCGGGCGACCAAGGAGTTTGTTAAGAAAAATTCGATCAAATGGGACGAACGGCTGTTTCTGACCGGTTATTCCGAAGGTGGTTTTGCAACGATGTCGTTGCAGAAAAAAATTGAGGAAGAGTTTCCGTCTGAATTTAATCTGGTCGCTTCCAGCATGGGTGCGGGTGCCTACCACAAATCGGCATTCATGAATTACATCATCAACCAGAAAACGCACGGTATTGCCAGCTACAACCGGTTGTATTTGTGGGTGCTGCTCACCTACAACGACGTGTACAAGCTGAACAAGCCCATGAGTTACTACCTGAAAGAGCCGTATGCCACCCAGGTAACGCAGAACGGTATCAACACTGACATCCGGGTGAGCATCAGCGACGCCTTCACGGATAGCTTCAAAAAAGCCATCAACGACGGCACGGACACCGGTTTTTTAAACGCCGTCAAAGACAATGATGTATACGACTGGAAGCCGAAAACACCGACGACGCTGTACCACGGTACGGCTGACAACCTGGTATTTTATTTTAATTCGAAAGATGCCCTCGACGCCATGAAAGCCCGGGGTGCAACCAACGTAACGCTCAATTCACTGGAAGGCCGGGATCATTATACGGGAGTAGCCGATTATTTACTCTATACATTTCTGGCATTTACCAATCTTCAATGATTCAATCGTTTAACAGACTTGTCAGTAAAAAAAACCTTCCCGATTGGGAAGGTTTTTTTGTTTTTGCTCAACATTTTCCGCACTCCGCTAGTTATTTACTGCAGACTATAAATCATACCAACGAACGTCATGAAAAAATTGTGGATAGCTGCCGCGCTGACCGTATTCGGATTAACAGCCAACGCACAAACGGTAAAAGAAGAAGCAAAAGAAAGCGCACACCACGCAGGTCAGGCCGTTGATAAGGCCGCCGACAACGTTGCTCAGGAAGCCCGCGAAACAAAGCAGGAAACCAAACAAAAAGCGAAAAAGGCGGGTAGAAAAATAGACAAAGCAGCCGATGACGCGGGCGACGAAATCCGGGAAACATCAAAAGAAACCAAACAGAAAGCCCGGGAAGCGAAGAAAAACGCTGGCAAGAAATTAGAAAAAGCCGGTGAAAAAATGCAGGATAATTAATCTGTAGTTCGGAAACGGTAATAAGCTGGATGGTTTAAAGGGGTAAAAAGGCTGATTGGTAACCAAACCGTTCAACCACTTCTCTCCTTTGAACCATCCAGTTTTTTATTTGCCCGTCATCTTCTTAATGAAAGCCGTTTCGGCCGGAATGTAGGGCTGGCCGTTTTCCCGAAAAATATCGTGGAACCAGACCGGCGGCTCAGCGGTATACTGCTTCTGCCACGAATCCCATGGGTAGTTTGTGTTGGATTTACCGGCTACAAAGCCCCAGTTGATCATACCCACTTTCTCGGCTTTAGCCATCGGCAGGCAACCCTCGAAGGTGCTGCCCGCCGGACGCGCCATATACTCCGTGCAGATCAGCGGCCGACCAAACTTCTTCAAGTCTTCAATGCGCTTTTGAAATTCGGCGGGCGGAGCGTAGTTGTGGAACGTGATGATGTCGGAGTTCTGCACCAGAAACCGGGTCATGTCATCCATTTTTTCCAGGGATGACCAGTCGCCTTTCCAGGGGGCCGCTGTAATTGGTTGGGTCGGATTGACTTCGCGGGCCCAGCCAAAACCGGCTTTTACCAGCTCAACACCCAATTGTGCTTTGTTGGGCAGTTCGGTTTTGATGCTACCGTTCCGGCCATAACTATTCGCATTGTCGTTATCCGGCTCGTTGACGATATCCCACGCCAGAATCCGATCATCCGTCCGGAACGAACTTACGATGTCTTTCACGTAACTACGCAAGCTTTCCCACTGATTTTTGTCGCTCAGGATGGCGGCACCGGGGCCCTGCACCCAGCCGGAGTTGTGGCGACCCTGCACCGGTTCCCGCTGTTTGCCCAGCTTCGGCTGCGGATCCCAGCACGAATCAAACAACACCAGCATGGGCTTGATCTTGTGATTGGCACACAGCTTCAGAAACTCATCAATCCGCTTTTTATACCCCGCAGCATCCTGCCGCCAAACCATGTCGTGCAGAAAAACCCGCATGGTGTTCATGCCCAGGCTCTCGGCGTAGCCCAGTTCTCTGTCGATGGTTTTCGGATCAAAACTCTCCGCCTGCCACATTTCCAGCTGATTGATGGCATTGGCGGGCATGTAGTTGCTCCCCACCAGCCAGGGTTGGCGGCTGTACCATTCGTTCGCTTTCTGCACCGTCCACTGCTGCGCCATCGTCTGCAACGACAACAGAGCCAGCAAAACGACGGCTGCAATCTTTACCTGAAATCCAATCCTGTTCTTCATACGGCTAGGAATCTGGTAGCCAGCGGCTGGTGAAGCCACTGGCTACCCCTGTTCTTATTTTACCGAAAACCGGTATTCGGTCGTCGTTTTATAGGTTTCGCCCGGTTTCAGCACAACACTCGGGAAGTTGGGTTGATTGGGAGAATCGGGAAAATGCTGCGTCTCCAGGCAGAAGGCGTTGCGTTTTTCGTACGGTTTGCCGGATTTGCCCGTTGCCTTCCCGTCCAGGAAGTTACCGCCGTAAAACTGCACCCCCGGCTCCGTGGTCAGCACGTCCATCGAAATACCGGTCTTGGGGGAAGTTACCGTGGCAATCAACCGCGGCTGGGCCGTTTGGCCGCCGTTCAGAACGAAGTTATGGTCAAAACCGCCCCCGTTTTTGATCTGTACGTGCTCAGCATCCTGACGTTCTCCGATGGCAACGGGTTTCCGCAAATCGAACGGTGTGCCTTCTACCGGGGCCAGTTCACCCGTTGGAATGAGCGTAGCGTCAACCGGGGTAAAACGGTCGGCGTTAATCTGAACCAGGTGATCGGCCACCGAACCGGAGCCTTCGCCGTTCAGGTTGAAATAGGCGTGGTTGGTCAGGTTTACGACGGTATTCTTGTCGGTTGTAGCCTGGTAATCAAGCTTGATACCGTTGTCGTCGGTCAACGTATAGGTTACATCGACCGTCAGCGTACCGGGGTAGCCCTCTTCGCCGTCTTTCGAAACATAGTGCAGTTTCAGGCCGTTATTGCCAACCGGCGTAGCATCCCACATCCGGGCGTTGAAGCCTTTTTTGCCCCCGTGCAGCGAATTGGGCCCGTTGTTAATCGGTAGGCTATACGTTTTACCGTCGAGCGTAAACTTTCCCTTCGCAATCCGGTTGCCATACCGCCCGACGAGCGTTCCGAAAAACGACTCGTTGGCCAGGTAATCGTCGATGCTGCTGTGGCCCAGGTTTACATCCACCAGGTTGCCGTCTTTGTCGGGCACCAGAATGCTGACAATCCGACCGCCGTAGTTGGTAATGGCGACTTTCATGCCTTTGGCGTTGGTCAAAACATACAGATCATTCTGTTTGCCCTCAATTTCTTTCTGAAAACGCGAGCGTTCGGGCAGGCCGCTGGCTGAATCGGCGGCCGCTGTGCTTGTACTATCCGACATGGTTGATGATTCTTGTTTCTTTTGGGAATTATTGCAGCCGACCAGCATGCCCAGCAGGACGGCAGAAAGGAGGAATTGTTTCATAAGGACTTTATAGGTGTTGGGTATTGCTTCACTGGTGGTTGGCCCATCGCTACCGATTACAAAGCCAACTGCCAAATATCAAACTTATTTTGTAAAAACTACAATCCTAATTCTTTCGGATTGACACCGGTGTCTTTAGCCGACATGGAAAAATCTCCAGGATCTCTCCGTAGCTGACCAATCGCCCGCTGATGTAGTCCTGCTCCTCGGGGTCAGCAAAACCTTGTTTTTCATGCAAATCCCGAATGTTGGCGTAAACGGTAATCAATACGTCCTGAAAAAATTCTTTGAATTGCGAGTCCGTCATAATATTGAAATAAAAGATTTACAGGTTCAACCAGACAGAGCGTACGGATGGTCAAATGGAGTAATCTAACGGCATAATGACGCTTCGCGGCTTTCAATCGTCTAAATAAATCAACCTTTTTAATCATTT
This Larkinella insperata DNA region includes the following protein-coding sequences:
- a CDS encoding endo-1,4-beta-xylanase, with protein sequence MKNRIGFQVKIAAVVLLALLSLQTMAQQWTVQKANEWYSRQPWLVGSNYMPANAINQLEMWQAESFDPKTIDRELGYAESLGMNTMRVFLHDMVWRQDAAGYKKRIDEFLKLCANHKIKPMLVLFDSCWDPQPKLGKQREPVQGRHNSGWVQGPGAAILSDKNQWESLRSYVKDIVSSFRTDDRILAWDIVNEPDNDNANSYGRNGSIKTELPNKAQLGVELVKAGFGWAREVNPTQPITAAPWKGDWSSLEKMDDMTRFLVQNSDIITFHNYAPPAEFQKRIEDLKKFGRPLICTEYMARPAGSTFEGCLPMAKAEKVGMINWGFVAGKSNTNYPWDSWQKQYTAEPPVWFHDIFRENGQPYIPAETAFIKKMTGK
- a CDS encoding alpha/beta hydrolase family protein yields the protein MALNRKEFLLSLLLSTTVFLSGCKSNNGKDPDPEPDTYLVSSSEIRSFTRDQLVDQVGRQLPASVRALISSLLRYEIKVYKIVYNTKLPDGTAVKASGAIIVPQASTAVPMLSQQHATILSDEDAPSNFGSNSDAAFGGTLLASTGFILACPDYIGYGETKNLTHPYEHRESLATVSLDLLRATKEFVKKNSIKWDERLFLTGYSEGGFATMSLQKKIEEEFPSEFNLVASSMGAGAYHKSAFMNYIINQKTHGIASYNRLYLWVLLTYNDVYKLNKPMSYYLKEPYATQVTQNGINTDIRVSISDAFTDSFKKAINDGTDTGFLNAVKDNDVYDWKPKTPTTLYHGTADNLVFYFNSKDALDAMKARGATNVTLNSLEGRDHYTGVADYLLYTFLAFTNLQ
- a CDS encoding aldose epimerase family protein — protein: MKQFLLSAVLLGMLVGCNNSQKKQESSTMSDSTSTAAADSASGLPERSRFQKEIEGKQNDLYVLTNAKGMKVAITNYGGRIVSILVPDKDGNLVDVNLGHSSIDDYLANESFFGTLVGRYGNRIAKGKFTLDGKTYSLPINNGPNSLHGGKKGFNARMWDATPVGNNGLKLHYVSKDGEEGYPGTLTVDVTYTLTDDNGIKLDYQATTDKNTVVNLTNHAYFNLNGEGSGSVADHLVQINADRFTPVDATLIPTGELAPVEGTPFDLRKPVAIGERQDAEHVQIKNGGGFDHNFVLNGGQTAQPRLIATVTSPKTGISMDVLTTEPGVQFYGGNFLDGKATGKSGKPYEKRNAFCLETQHFPDSPNQPNFPSVVLKPGETYKTTTEYRFSVK
- the hxpB gene encoding hexitol phosphatase HxpB, whose translation is MIQAAIFDMDGLLVDSEPHWREIEIEVFRTVGLEMDDEMCKRTTGLPTDAVVRYWHERHPWHNRSLDEVAQEIIDRVHERIQTQAQPMPGVPAILDLFQQQGIPMAIASASPMQLIEAVIDRLQIRSYFTIWHSATLEKRNKPHPDVYLGTASKLGVEPRVCVAFEDSGNGLKSAHAAGMLTVSVPADYEFNDPKFEMATLKVPSLTEFTLAQLRELENQLSIASAIR
- a CDS encoding prolyl oligopeptidase family serine peptidase, with translation MKQLFTGLVWLVTFRAVAQAPTSNPSPLTVEKIMQDPKSWIGTSPSDVFWSEDSKTIYFNWNPTRAKGDSLYKIALAGDRKPVKVSPADRRNLPNATGSVYNRSRTLKLYEKEGDLFLLDCKPAKNGSPTPRQLTNTVERESSPAFSGDGHKVVFTRGNNLFTITLATGELTQITNFDPNARKTEPKNSEQETWLKQDQLALFDVLRERKAKKDEGEKITKNGQFKRPKQFYTEGRQMLNQKLSPDGRFITFSLVKSAQGAKTAIVPNYVTESGFTEDLTARTKVGAPAASSELYVYDIQQDTIQAVSTKGIPGISDLPDYAKAATTPRPVPDSSLRRGPSAIETVADTTKKAKKPTERSVAISTPIWSEDGKQAVVIVRASDNKDRWIMRLDPATRQLKLLDRQRDEAWIGGYGASTATTGFLADNQTLYFLSEADGYSHLYTVNVVTGEKKQLTKGKFEVQQVQLSNDKNFFYLTTNEVHPGEQHFYRMAVNGGERRRLTTLTGANDVTLSPDETKLAIRYSYSNKPWELFLIANEPVANDRWKAANATQPLQLTHSLTPEFQAYPWRDPALVTIPARDGQTIYGRLYKPAKPNGKAVLFVHGAGYLQNAHKWWSQYFREYMFHNLLADKGYTVLDIDYRASAGYGRDWRTGIYRHMGGKDLTDNIDAAQWLVKTQGVDAKRIGLYGGSYGGFITLMAMFTTPDVFAAGAALRPVTDWAAYNHGYTANILNEPYSDTLAYRRSSPIYFANGLKGHLLICHGMVDVNVHYQDVVRLTQRLIELRKENWEVATYPLEDHAFVEPTSWMDEYKRILKLFEERL
- a CDS encoding YciI family protein, which gives rise to MQYVLHAYDYTDKQALNRRMAVRGQHFDGARQLKVAGHFILGGALLDDAGKMIGSMMLLDFDSEEHLNNWLQAEVYITGKVWERIDIKPFRQAEI